ACACATTTGGACTCTACGGGTTTTCCTGTAACTTTGAGAGGTGCATCAGTAAGCACCGTACTCCAACGAACTCTTGGCCCTGCTTCAGGTGTTATAAGAAGGCAACTTTTACCAATCCATCCAAGACCAGCCAGATTTGCAGCCAGTTTATGTGAAAATACAGCACAGATTCTTTCATCATCATAACGCTCCGATGCAGAAATGGCCAGTGCTTTATAATCATCTTGCTGAATTATACTTGCTAATTTCGATGTTAAAATGTCAAGGCGTAAATTGATAATATCATAAGCATGGCGATAGTTAACAGCTACAGCAGGATTATCTCGATCTGGCAGGGCATCAACAATTGCATCTGGTAATCTGATTCCTATAGAGATTGCTTTAGGATATTCAGCCACAAATAAGCTTCCCTGATCAGTTATGGTATCTTTGGCGCTGGATAACTCTGCAATGCCAAAAAAATCAGCTCCTTCATGTTCTGCCATTATCCTGATCTTATATTCAAGCTGCATAGAATACCTCAATTCATTTATATTATTTTTGTTCTAATATTAAATGCCTTGGAAGGAAATTATAACGCCCATAAAATGGTAATAAGTCCTCATTACCAATTGCAACTACTATTTTTTTAGTTTTAACTCTATTTTTATCCATCCAGTTAATGGCACGTTCCATAAGCATGGAACCAATACCTGAAGATCGATATTTTTCATCTAAAAATATAGAATCTACTTCAACAACATTTTCTTCTGAAATGGAGCTTATACAATAGCCAACATAACTATCTGTATTTTTATCTTCAACGAGATCAATTTTTAGGATTCCATTTTCAGATTTTTTAAGTATTTCTTTCTTTCTATCCTCAAATTTAACTGCATCGTATCTTTCTGGGAAATGTGTTGATAATTCACTGTGATAATCTCTTAAATTATTCCATAAGGGCTTAATTCTATCAATTTGTTCTGTATTTAGTTCAATATAGTTAATATTCATTTGATAACCTTCGAATTCTTAATTTATGAGTTTATTCGAATTTTTTGCCATAGAAAATGCAGAAATTATAATATTTGTAGTACACATCCACATCTTTAAAACCGCAATCATTCAACCATTTTAAATTGTCTTCGAGGGTTGCCGGGTTATCAAATTTCATCCGTTCCATAGCGGTGTCTTTTTCAGGTCCTGTAAAGTTATTTTCTTCTATTTTCTGCATCCAATTTTCCTGGTAACTTTTATCAACATCCGGAGTTGGACCAATCACCTGATCAGCATTTAGAAAGATTCCCTCATGATTCAGCGAATCATAGGCCTTTTTATACAATTTCTTTTTGTTTTCATC
The DNA window shown above is from Methanobacterium sp. and carries:
- a CDS encoding epoxyqueuosine reductase, translating into MQLEYKIRIMAEHEGADFFGIAELSSAKDTITDQGSLFVAEYPKAISIGIRLPDAIVDALPDRDNPAVAVNYRHAYDIINLRLDILTSKLASIIQQDDYKALAISASERYDDERICAVFSHKLAANLAGLGWIGKSCLLITPEAGPRVRWSTVLTDAPLKVTGKPVESKCV
- a CDS encoding GNAT family N-acetyltransferase, which encodes MNINYIELNTEQIDRIKPLWNNLRDYHSELSTHFPERYDAVKFEDRKKEILKKSENGILKIDLVEDKNTDSYVGYCISSISEENVVEVDSIFLDEKYRSSGIGSMLMERAINWMDKNRVKTKKIVVAIGNEDLLPFYGRYNFLPRHLILEQK